In a single window of the Cervus elaphus chromosome 1, mCerEla1.1, whole genome shotgun sequence genome:
- the LOC122702297 gene encoding olfactory receptor 52J3-like, protein MTYHNGSPFHPITFFLIGIPGLEEVHGWISLPFCFIYIVALLGNVTILLVIKMDQTLREPMFYFLAILSTIDLALSTTSVPRMLGIFWFNAHEINFGACVAQMFLIHSFTGIEAGVLVAMAFDRYVAICAPLHYTAILTSRVLMSITLYAVILTVLLILPMIYLIYRLPFCQTHVIIPHSYCEHMGIAKLSCGNIRVNGIYGLIVVSVFLLNPVSIGISYVYILRAVFRLPSQDARLRALSTCGSHIAVLCVFYIPSLFSFLSHRFGHNIPHTIHILVANLYLVIPPSLNPIIYGVRTKQIRERVLHVLLKNKTPTILFY, encoded by the coding sequence ATGACCTATCACAATGGAAGCCCTTTTCACCCAATCACATTTTTCCTCATTGGAATCCCAGGTCTGGAAGAGGTCCATGGCTGGATCTCCCTgcctttctgctttatttatataGTGGCTTTACTGGGCAATGTCACAATTCTGCTGGTCATCAAGATGGACCAGACCCTCAGGGAGCCCATGTTCTACTTCCTGGCCATCCTTTCAACAATTGATTTGGCCCTTTCAACAACCTCAGTACCCCGTATGCTGGGTATCTTCTGGTTTAATGCTCATGAGATCAACTTTGGAGCTTGTGTGGCCCAGATGTTCCTGATCCATTCTTTCACTGGCATAGAGGCTGGGGTCCTGGTGGCGATGGCCTTTGACCGTTACGTGGCGATCTGTGCTCCACTCCACTACACAGCCATCCTGACATCCCGGGTACTCATGAGCATCACTTTGTACGCTGTAATTTTAACAGTCTTGCTTATACTTCCCATGATCTATCTCATCTACCGCCTACCTTTTTGCCAGACTCATGTAATAATACCTCATTCCTACTGTGAGCACATGGGAATTGCAAAACTGTCCTGTGGAAACATCCGTGTCAATGGTATTTATGGGCTCATTGTGGTCTCTGTTTTTCTCCTGAATCCAGTCTCTATTGGCATCTCCTATGTGTATATACTCCGGGCTGTTTTCCGTCTGCCGTCCCAAGATGCACGGCTAAGAGCCCTAAGCACATGTGGCTCCCATATTGctgtcctctgtgttttctatatcccctcactcttctctttcctcagccACCGATTTGGACACAACATACCCCACACTATTCACATTCTTGTTGCCAACCTCTATTTGGTTATCCCACCATCGCTCAACCCCATCATTTATGGTGTGAGGACCAAACAAATACGGGAGCGAGTGCTCCATgtgttgttaaaaaataaaacacctacCATATTGTTTTACTAA
- the LOC122702302 gene encoding olfactory receptor 51L1-like → MVVWNNSNVMEPIFLLRGFHGLKSAHAWLSIPFCLAYLVAFIGNITILPVVWSESSLHQPMYYLLSFLATTDLGMSMSTLPTILAVLWWEALEIQIAACFAQLFFIHTFTFLESSVLQAIAFDRFVAIYRPLHYSSILTNDVIGKIGLGCLIRSAGVVMPTPLLLRCYHYCRANVLSHPFCLHQDILKLSCSDACVNNIYGLCVVIITLGTDSVLILLSYVLILHAILGIASHEKRLKALNTCLSHVCVVLIIFVPLIGVCMVHRFGKHLPPTVHILMVDIYLLLPPVLNPIIYSVRAKQICLGIFHMFRQRKKL, encoded by the coding sequence ATGGTGGTCTGGAATAACAGTAATGTTATGGAACCCATCTTCCTCTTACGTGGTTTCCATGGACTAAAGTCTGCTCATGCTTGGCTCTCAATTCCATTCTGTCTTGCATACCTGGTGGCATTTATAGGCAACATCACCATCCTCCCTGTTGTGTGGAGTGAGTCCTCACTCCACCAGCCCATGTATTATTTGTTATCCTTCTTGGCAACAACTGACCTGGGCATGTCCATGTCTACACTCCCTACGATATTAGCTGTGTTATGGTGGGAAGCCCTGGAAATTCAAATAGCGGCTTGCTTTGCTCAGCTCTTCTTCATCCACACATTCACATTCTTGGAGTCTTCAGTGCTGCAGGCCATAGCTTTTGACCGCTTCGTGGCTATCTATCGTCCCTTGCACTATTCAAGCATCCTCACCAATGATGTCATTGGAAAGATAGGCCTAGGCTGCTTGATACGAAGTGCAGGAGTAGTGATGCCTACACCCCTATTACTAAGGTGCTACCATTACTGCCGTGCTAATGTCCTCAGCCACCCTTTTTGCCTGCATCAGGATATTCTTAAATTATCCTGCTCTGATGCCTGTGTCAACAACATCTATGGGTTGTGTGTGGTCATTATCACATTGGGCACAGACTCAGTTCTCATCCTCCTCTCCTATGTCCTAATTCTCCATGCTATTCTTGGCATTGCATCTCATGAAAAACGACTAAAGGCACTAAATACTTGTTTATCCCATGTATGTGTGGTACTTATCATCTTCGTCCCTCTAATCGGTGTATGCATGGTCCATCGCTTTGGGAAACACTTGCCTCCCACAGTCCATATTCTCATGGTGGATATTTACCTGCTTCTCCCACCAGTACTTAACCCCATTATCTACAGTGTCAGGGCCAAGCAGATTTGTCTAGGAATTTTTCACATGTTTAGGCAAAGAAAGAAGCTTTAG
- the LOC122702267 gene encoding olfactory receptor 51G2-like has product MSVFNDSVLYPCFLLTGFSGLESRYGLISLPIFLVYATSVAGNITILFIIRTEPSLHQPMYYFLSMLAFTDLGLSTTTLPTMFSVFWFHAREISFNGCLVQMYFIHVFSIIESAVLLAMAFDRLVAIRAPLRYAAILTNDVIIGVALAITGRALALVFPASFLLKRLQYRPVNILSYPFCLHQDLIKTTVSSRRVSSIYGLMVVICSMGLDSVLLLLSYILILGTVLSIASRTERVKALNTCISHICAVLTFYTPMIGLSMIHRYGKNASPIVHVLMANVYLLVPPLMNPIVYSVKTKQIRDRILKKFKQKV; this is encoded by the coding sequence ATGTCTGTCTTCAATGACTCTGTCCTATACCCCTGCTTCCTCCTGACTGGCTTCTCAGGCCTTGAAAGCAGATATGGCTTAATTTCCCTCCCTATTTTCTTGGTTTATGCCACCTCCGTTGCAGGGAACATTACCATTCTATTTATCATCAGAACTGAGCCTTCCCTCCATCAACCAATGTATTACTTTCTATCAATGCTGGCATTTACTGATCTGGGCCTATCCACCACAACCTTGCCTACCATGTTCAGCGTTTTCTGGTTCCATGCCCGGGAGATCTCTTTCAATGGTTGTCTGGTCCAGATGTACTTCATTCATGTTTTCTCAATTATTGAGTCAGCTGTGCTTTTGGCTATGGCCTTTGACCGTTTGGTAGCAATCCGAGCACCCCTGCGTTATGCAGCCATTTTAACCAATGATGTAATCATTGGGGTTGCTTTGGCAATCACCGGAAGAGCCTTGGCTCTGGTCTTTCCAGCTTCCTTCCTCTTAAAAAGGCTTCAATATCGTCCTGTCAATATTCTCTCCTACCCCTTCTGCCTGCACCAAGACCTCATCAAGACAACTGTATCCAGCCGTCGGGTCAGCAGCATCTATGGCCTCATGGTGGTCATCTGCTCCATGGGACTTGATTcagttctcctcctcctttcctatATCCTCATTCTTGGCACAGTTTTGAGTATAGCCTCCAGGACAGAGAGGGTGAAAGCTCTTAATACCTGCATCTCTCATATCTGTGCTGTACTCACTTTCTATACACCAATGATTGGACTATCTATGATCCATCGCTATGGGAAGAATGCTTCCCCAATTGTCCATGTGCTCATGGCTAATGTCTATTTGCTGGTGCCACCCCTCATGAACCCCATTGTCTATAGTGTCAAGACCAAGCAGATTCGTGACAGAATCCTCAAGAAATTCAAACAGAAAGTCTGA